The following coding sequences are from one Segnochrobactrum spirostomi window:
- a CDS encoding SDR family NAD(P)-dependent oxidoreductase has protein sequence MSGQNVIVTGGASGLGKAVCLGLAAQGDQAIVLDLNAAAAEAAVAEIRAAGGEAFAVIGDITRRESAAALFAEAVAGAGRIHGLVNCAGVYPRRPILEISDDDWDFSFSVNVKGLYHVSVAAIEHMKANGGGRIVNVASIDAFKAHPKNMHYAAMKAAVVSLTKSLGVAFCADGVLINGVGPAAIATDKARAGGFLPELIAQAPIGRAAEPDDIADVILFLLSDKNRYMVGETIAVSGGYFIP, from the coding sequence ATGAGCGGGCAGAACGTCATTGTTACGGGCGGCGCGAGCGGATTGGGCAAGGCAGTGTGCCTCGGGCTCGCCGCCCAGGGCGACCAGGCCATCGTCCTCGACCTCAACGCGGCCGCAGCCGAGGCCGCCGTTGCCGAGATCCGGGCTGCGGGGGGCGAGGCGTTCGCCGTGATCGGCGACATCACCCGCCGCGAAAGCGCCGCGGCTCTGTTCGCGGAAGCGGTCGCCGGTGCCGGCCGCATCCACGGGCTCGTCAACTGTGCCGGCGTCTATCCGCGCCGGCCGATCCTCGAGATTTCAGACGACGACTGGGATTTCAGCTTCTCGGTGAACGTGAAGGGGCTCTACCACGTCTCCGTCGCGGCGATCGAACACATGAAGGCCAACGGCGGCGGGCGCATCGTCAACGTCGCCTCGATCGACGCCTTCAAGGCCCATCCGAAGAACATGCACTACGCGGCCATGAAGGCGGCGGTGGTGAGCCTGACGAAAAGCCTCGGCGTCGCCTTCTGCGCCGACGGCGTCCTCATCAACGGCGTCGGGCCGGCGGCGATCGCGACCGACAAGGCACGCGCCGGCGGCTTCCTGCCCGAGCTCATTGCCCAGGCGCCGATCGGCCGCGCCGCGGAGCCGGACGACATCGCCGACGTCATCCTGTTCCTGCTCTCCGACAAGAACCGCTACATGGTCGGCGAGACGATCGCCGTCAGCGGCGGCTATTTCATCCCCTGA